One window of Siniperca chuatsi isolate FFG_IHB_CAS linkage group LG19, ASM2008510v1, whole genome shotgun sequence genomic DNA carries:
- the chchd7 gene encoding coiled-coil-helix-coiled-coil-helix domain-containing protein 7 yields MDKIARKLRNQDINPCIEESDASQKCLDAYNYDKSMCSAYFQRYKNCRKYWHNIMLQRRRDGVIPDMPTAAERQEILAAIGGKPY; encoded by the exons ATGGATAAAATTGCACGAAAACTTCGGAATCAGGACATTAACCCATGCATTGAG GAAAGTGATGCCTCCCAGAAGTGTTTGGATGCCTACAACTATGATAAGAGCATGTGTTCAGCCTATTTCCAGAGATATAAGAACTGTAGGAAATACTGG CACAACATAATgctgcagagaagaagagacggcGTGATACCAGACATGCCCACTGctgcagagaggcaggagatACTCGCTGCTATCGGGGGCAAACCATACTGA
- the plag1 gene encoding zinc finger protein PLAG1: MATGTQDHSDHVLEKAKLAPPAGRRRKAEGKLKKNFPCQECQKAFNSLEKLKVHSYSHTGERPYRCSHPDCTKAFVSKYKLLRHMATHSPEKNHKCSYCEKMFHRKDHLKNHLHTHDPYKEAFTCQECGKSYNTKLGFKRHLALHAANSGDLTCQVCLQPFPSTGVLLEHLKTHAGKSSGGTKEKKHHCEHCERRFYTRKDVRRHMVVHTGRKDFLCQYCAQRFGRKDHLTRHVKKSHARELLRVKTEPADSLEPVVYDLVSGGIKGELPGMLVQRPHQSNMYTGPVLDTEPFPTPFSLKYPLGSNFTSYTVSSQEREQNLKGELETYLMELQSSMPSSSSAAQEPQLSSSKLVLETQVGMQEEASQEMSLSKMSTPMAETTAGDSLASSSSLMDFSQLFNFLPLNGPPYNQAGGSGGQGVVYPPNEEPTPLVQLPPQPPEGPEAAENPLQGLSAASSFISNLSAPTTLPRFHQAFQ, translated from the exons ATGGCCACAGGAACCCAGGACCACAGTGACCACGTCCTGGAGAAAGCCAAGCTTGCGCCGCCAGCGGGGAGGCGCAGGAAGGCAGAGGGGAAGCTGAAGAAGAATTTTCCCTGCCAAGAGTGTCAGAAAGCTTTCAATAGTCTGGAGAAGTTAAAGGTGCACTCGTACTCGCACACAGGAGAAAGACCCTACCGCTGTTCCCACCCCGACTGCACCAAGGCTTTCGTCTCCAAATACAAGTTGCTACG GCATATGGCAACTCACTCACCAGAAAAAAACCACAAGTGTTCATACTGTGAGAAAATGTTCCACCGCAAGGATCACTTAAAGAATCACCTACACACTCATGACCCTTACAAGGAGGCGTTCACCTGTCAGGAGTGTGGCAAGAGCTACAACACCAAGCTGGGCTTCAAACGCCACCTTGCCCTCCATGCCGCCAACAGTGGAGACCTCACTTGCCAAGTGTGCCTGCAGCCATTCCCCAGCACTGGGGTTCTTCTGGAACACCTCAAAACACACGCTGGCAAGTCCTCTGGTGGAACCAAAGAGAAAAAGCATCACTGCGAGCATTGTGAGCGGCGATTTTACACCCGTAAAGACGTGCGACGCCACATGGTGGTGCACACTGGACGCAAGGACTTCCTTTGTCAGTACTGTGCCCAGCGCTTTGGTAGGAAGGACCACCTGACACGTCATGTGAAAAAGAGCCACGCCCGGGAGCTGCTGAGGGTAAAAACTGAGCCAGCAGATTCGCTGGAGCCCGTTGTCTACGACTTGGTGTCTGGGGGCATCAAAGGCGAGCTCCCAGGAATGCTGGTGCAGAGGCCGCACCAGTCCAACATGTACACAGGCCCCGTCCTGGACACAGAGCCCTTCCCCACCCCCTTTTCTTTAAAGTACCCACTGGGCTCCAACTTTACCTCATACACTGTCTCCTCCCAGGAGCGGGAGCAGAATCTAAAGGGAGAACTGGAGACATACCTGATGGAGCTGCAGAGCAGCATGccctcctcatcctctgcaGCCCAAGAACCCCAACTCTCCTCCTCCAAACTTGTGTTGGAGACTCAAGTTGGCATGCAGGAGGAAGCAAGCCAGGAGATGTCCCTGTCCAAAATGTCTACACCGATGGCAGAAACCACCGCAGGTGACTCTCTGGcctcatcctcttctctgaTGGACTTCTCACAACTTTTCAACTTCCTGCCGCTCAACGGGCCTCCATACAACCAGGCAGGGGGAAGCGGGGGGCAGGGAGTTGTCTATCCACCCAACGAAGAGCCCACACCTCTCGTCCAACTGCCCCCCCAGCCACCAGAAGGCCCAGAGGCTGCAGAGAATCCGCTTCAAGGGCTCTCTGCAGCCTCCTCCTTCATATCCAACCTGAGCGCTCCCACCACACTGCCCCGTTTCCACCAAGCTTTTCAATGA
- the mos gene encoding proto-oncogene serine/threonine-protein kinase mos: MPSPIPVSRLLPQNIYPCLDFGTCSSPLTKHSHGSTLQVPVQRLNGRVTSRLWSSVIHWKELRSVQPVGSGGFGSVYKAEYLGETVALKKVKKWTKNKLASRQSFWAELNAAHLRHRNIVRVIAATTCVPADFGDESSIGTILMEFVGSRNLQQIIYGCAEPLGENRWLRYSTDIVHGLRFLHSHTVVHLDIKPANVLVSSEDVCKIADFGCSLKLDRGCEVSAISPHLSHVGGTYTHRAPELLKGEGVSPKADIFSFGITLWQLITREQPYTGDRQHVLYAVVAHNLRPSVQNHPVFQSEQGRVYRTLLSQCWSGEGRCRPSSQELLPHLEQLRSQI; encoded by the coding sequence ATGCCTTCTCCGATCCCCGTGTCCCGCCTGCTGCCCCAAAACATCTACCCCTGTCTGGACTTCGGGACGTGCAGTAGTCCGCTGACCAAACACTCCCACGGTTCCACCTTACAAGTCCCCGTACAGCGGCTCAATGGCAGAGTCACCAGCCGGCTCTGGTCCTCTGTGATCCACTGGAAGGAGCTGCGCTCCGTCCAGCCTGTGGGCTCCGGAGGATTCGGCTCAGTCTACAAGGCGGAGTACCTCGGTGAGACCGTCGCACTGAAGAAAGTCAAGAAGTGGACCAAGAACAAGCTGGCATCCCGGCAGAGCTTCTGGGCCGAACTGAACGCAGCACACCTGCGCCACAGAAACATCGTGCGCGTCATCGCGGCGACCACCTGCGTACCGGCGGATTTTGGAGATGAAAGCAGCATCGGAACGATACTGATGGAGTTTGTGGGGAGCAGAAATCTGCAGCAGATCATTTACGGATGTGCTGAGCCGCTGGGGGAGAATAGGTGGCTCAGGTACTCCACAGACATTGTACATGGCTTGCGGTTCCTTCATTCCCACACCGTTGTGCATCTGGACATTAAACCAGCTAACGTGTTGGTGTCAAGTGAAGACGTCTGCAAAATTGCCGATTTTGGCTGTTCTTTGAAACTGGACCGTGGATGTGAAGTGAGCGCTATCAGCCCCCATCTGAGCCACGTAGGCGGCACGTACACGCACAGAGCCCCGGAGCTGCTGAAAGGCGAGGGAGTGTCTCCGAAAGCGGATATCTTCTCTTTCGGGATCACCTTGTGGCAGCTGATCACCAGAGAACAGCCCTACACCGGCGACAGGCAGCACGTGCTCTACGCGGTTGTGGCGCACAACCTGCGACCGTCTGTTCAGAACCATCCGGTGTTTCAGTCGGAGCAGGGTAGGGTGTATAGGACTCTACTGAGCCAGTGCTGGAGCGGTGAGGGCCGCTGCAGACCCAGTTCCCAGGAGCTGCTGCCTCACCTGGAGCAGCTGCGCTCCCAGATATGA